The Oncorhynchus keta strain PuntledgeMale-10-30-2019 chromosome 17, Oket_V2, whole genome shotgun sequence genome has a window encoding:
- the LOC118396486 gene encoding mucin-2-like isoform X2: MAASYSNVTEPGLLSQQYPPALLPKPGKENVRLQKLLKKTEKKIKKKASPETAKTPVPFRSNLSPVNEASPDLEHSDHSTPPKTPEAPFYTQHPRFAVRPAYRHVPSPYPQQQGATFGGTTRFSPKPYAAPGPTFPQHVAPLYTFTPTTPSPIPGPVSHAVAPTTPVPTSSVPEVTITTAAQIAPPVPAPVALVTVTSAATQPTLRLAPVVIHRKSPSPRFKATEATLKAPKPMFDVRQIRVYTASKSPLHDYTGKTFTADTLPRSRTPTPDIRRVITPTAEIRRSATPASEVKSNLTLTSEIKRVATSKMNQGTTPTSEIKRILTPTPEIQRSATPTSEVKRAKTPTQDFLTPRTNLGRPKTPSYRVSRAKTPVFEISRPNPLLFAVSPITIDAHRSKTPTPGSNSANPSLSGSQNLPMSEPSTSPSTSQGARPPNGEVTPKQTPTPKSPPENTLKPEAHRQKALIGESTRPKTSTASLDYQRPKTPTNVTPTPTEPSYQRPKTLTKETLKPTAPSYGYQRPNTPTIITLKPTAPSYQRPKTPTKKTLEPTEPSYGYQRPKTPTKDTSKSTAPSDGYQRPKTPTNETPKPTAPSYGYQIPKTPSNEEPKPMTPTIGYQRSTTPVVGYQRPQPPAGYQRPKTPTAGVSSIGFQRPNTPTYVAPKSTHTYYGLTPAAYVAHGGIQCVSPSFGISRSKTHALEESKTTTQGLEASNIPTQELLVKTHPLPMVSNQEASSKEKIPLNEAIISMTPADKLLPPIIVVTQAEDVSEPSVSTAVTSKMATPVSETPKVKTVANTRPWAKSPTPEAKKPEVKTPTYGVIPKPKTPTTETQHPVPSAENKDASKTIPPVSKTESPVAKARVQQEELKESPEHKMPTKGISESKPAGTKPTTSSPLGKTSAPGKPLVAVQSPAKPKDNQEAQPEKVVAAPTTPSTEKEEGKDSFPAAAPLLKVIQKPKGMMKSKLSGWSRLKKHMVVEEEPPTSPESNPMKGTAKGTEQEGGEAKTDETVSFKDMVAAVTADDPPKAAKKWDSLLFDMFSSKEKIMQVIEASKSEEEKKEQPKDAPKEIPSFAHRLPVLLFSPKFDAKRLREAASRPLTKISTVFEMGLIGRKNKDEEPKDFNRTARGFTCP; this comes from the exons ATGGCTGCCAGTTATAGCAATGTCACTGAACCAGGCCTGCTGTCCCAGCAGTACCCTCCAGCTCTACTGCCCAAGCCTGGCAAGGAAAATGTTAGACTCCAGAAACTACTCAAGAAAACAGagaaaaaaatcaagaaaaaagCTTCCCCTGAAACGGCAAAGACACCGGTCCCTTTCCGCTCAAACCTCTCCCCTGTGAATGAAGCAAGCCCTGACTTGGAACACAGTGATCACtcaacccctcctaaaaccccagagGCACCCTTCTACACACAGCACCCCAGATTCGCTGTCAGGCCAGCCTATCGGCATGTGCCATCCCCTTACCCGCAACAACAAGGAGCCACTTTTGGAGGTACAACAAGGTTCTCCCCAAAGCCATATGCTGCTCCAGGACCCACCTTCCCCCAGCATGTGGCCCCACTCTACACATTTACTCCAACAACCCCATCACCCATTCCAGGGCCAGTCTCACATGCAGTGGCACCCACAACGCCTGTGCCAACTTCCTCTGTGCCTGAAGTGACAATCACAACTGCTGCTCAAATTGCACCTCCAGTCCCTGCTCCAGTTGCTCTTGTCACAGTCACTTCTGCTGCCACACAACCTACTCTGCGACTAGCCCCAGTAGTAATACACCGCAAAAGTCCAAGTCCACGGTTTAAAGCTACCGAAGCTACACTAAAAGCACCCAAACCGATGTTTGATGTGCGTCAAATTCGGGTATATACTGCATCTAAGTCCCCCCTGCATGATTACACTGGAAAGACATTTACTGCAGACACATTACCTCGGAGTAGAACACCCACACCAGACATCAGAAGGGTAATAACACCAACAGCTGAAATCAGAAGGAGTGCAACACCGGCATCTGAAGTGAAAAGCAATTTAACTTTGACATCAGAAATCAAAAGAGTTGCAACGTCTAAAATGAATCAAGGTACAACGCCGACATCGGAAATCAAAAGAATTTTAACACCGACAC CTGAAATCCAAAGGAGTGCAACACCTACATCTGAAGTGAAAAGAGCTAAAACACCAACTCAAGACTTTTTAACACCAAGAACTAATTTAGGTCGACCTAAGACACCCTCATATCGTGTGTCCCGTGCCAAAACACCTGTTTTTGAAATATCAAGACCCAACCCACTTTTATTTGCTGTCTCACCCATTACTATAGATGCACATAGATCTAAAACACCAACACCTGGTTCTAATTCTGCCAATCCATCTTTGTCTGGTTCTCAAAATCTGCCAATGTCTGAGCCTtcaacatcaccatcaactaGTCAGGGTGCAAGACCTCCAAATGGGGAAGTGACACCAAAACAGACTCCTACACCTAAATCACCTCCTGAAAACACTTTAAAACCAGAGGCTCATCGACAAAAAGCTCTAATAGGTGAGTCTACCAGGCCAAAGACCTCTACAGCTTCATTAGACTATCAAAGACCAAAGACCCCAACAAATGTCACACCAACTCCTACAGAACCCTCATATCAAAGACCCAAGACTCTAACCAAAGAAACACTAAAGCCTACAGCACCCTCATATGGGTACCAAAGACCCAATACTCCAACAATTATCACACTAAAGCCTACTGCACCCTCCTATCAAAGACCCAAGACTCCAACAAAAAAAACACTAGAGCCTACAGAACCCTCATATGGGTACCAAAGACCCAAGACTCCAACCAAAGACACATCAAAATCTACAGCACCCTCAGATGGGTATCAAAGGCCCAAGACTCCAACCAATGAGACACCAAAGCCTACTGCACCATCATATGGATATCAAATTCCCAAGACACCCTCGAATGAAGAGCCTAAACCAATGACTCCAACAATCGGGTATCAAAGGTCAACAACACCTGTAGTTGGGTATCAAAGACCACAACCACCAGCAGGTTATCAAAGACCAAAGACTCCCACAGCTGGGGTATCATCCATTGGATTTCAAAGGCCCAATACACCAACATATGTGGCCCCTAAATCAACCCATACATATTATGGGTTGACTCCTGCTGCATATGTTGCCCATGGTGGAATCCAATGTGTCTCACCTTCATTCGGCATATCCAGGTCTAAGACACATGCTCTAGAGGAATCTAAAACCACAACGCAAGGGTTGGAAGCATCTAACATACCTACCCAAGAGTTACTTGTAAAAACACATCCTTTGCCCATGGTGTCCAACCAGGAAGCATCCTCCAAGGAAAAAATCCCTTTAAATGAGGCCATAATATCCATGACTCCAGCAGATAAGCTTCTGCCTCCAATCATTGTTGTTACACAAGCTGAAGATGTCTCAGAACCAAGCGTATCCACAGCTGTAACCAGCAAAATGGCAACTCCTGTTTCAGAAACACCAAAGGTTAAAACTGTGGCCAACACAAGACCATGGGCTAAATCTCCAACACCCGAGGCTAAGAAACCAGAGGTTAAAACCCCAACTTATGGAGTCATCCCAAAACCCAAGACACCCACCACAGAAACCCAACACCCTGTGCCTTCTGCTGAAAACAAAGATGCCAGCAAGACAATACCTCCTGTCTCAAAAACAGAATCTCCTGTGGCTAAAGCCAGGGTACAACAAGAAGAGTTAAAGGAATCACCAGAGCATAAAATGCCCACCAAAGGAATCTCTGAGTCTAAACCAGCAGGGACAAAGCCGACTACTTCTTCTCCACTTGGAAAGACCTCAGCTCCTGGGAAGCCTTTGGTGGCTGTTCAGTCTCCGGCTAAGCCAAAGGATAACCAAGAAGCCCAACCTGAAAAGGTGGTGGCAGCTCCAACCACACCATCAacagagaaggaagagggaaAAGACTCTTTCCCAGCTGCTGCACCCCTTCTTAAAGTGATCCAAAAGCCAAAGGGCATGATGAAGTCTAAACTCAGTGGTTGGTCACGGCTCAAGAAGCATATGGTGGTGGAAGAAGAACCACCTACGTCCCCAGAATCAAATCCTATGAAAGGCACCGCAAAGGGAACTGAGCAGGAGGGAGGTGAAGCGAAAACGGATGAAACGGTGTCATTTAAAGACATGGTGGCAGCCGTAACAGCTGACGATCCTCCCAAGGCAGCAAAGAAGTGGGATTCTCTTCTCTTTGATATGTTCTCCTCTAAAGAGAAGATTATGCAGGTGATTGAAGCTAGCAAAAGTGAGGAGGAGAAAAAAGAGCAGCCAAAGGATGCACCAAAAGAAATTCCATCCTTTGCCCATCGTCTGCCTGTCCTCCTTTTCAGCCCAAAGTTTGATGCCAAAAGGCTAAGAGAGGCTGCATCAAGGCCACTTACAAAAATTTCGACAGTGTTTGAGATGGGTCTCATAGGGCGTAAAAATAAAGATGAGGAACCAAAAGACTTTAACAGAACAGCTAGAGGGTTCACCTGTCCTTAA
- the LOC118396486 gene encoding mucin-2-like isoform X1, with the protein MGYTLLCVKGVKLLMAASYSNVTEPGLLSQQYPPALLPKPGKENVRLQKLLKKTEKKIKKKASPETAKTPVPFRSNLSPVNEASPDLEHSDHSTPPKTPEAPFYTQHPRFAVRPAYRHVPSPYPQQQGATFGGTTRFSPKPYAAPGPTFPQHVAPLYTFTPTTPSPIPGPVSHAVAPTTPVPTSSVPEVTITTAAQIAPPVPAPVALVTVTSAATQPTLRLAPVVIHRKSPSPRFKATEATLKAPKPMFDVRQIRVYTASKSPLHDYTGKTFTADTLPRSRTPTPDIRRVITPTAEIRRSATPASEVKSNLTLTSEIKRVATSKMNQGTTPTSEIKRILTPTPEIQRSATPTSEVKRAKTPTQDFLTPRTNLGRPKTPSYRVSRAKTPVFEISRPNPLLFAVSPITIDAHRSKTPTPGSNSANPSLSGSQNLPMSEPSTSPSTSQGARPPNGEVTPKQTPTPKSPPENTLKPEAHRQKALIGESTRPKTSTASLDYQRPKTPTNVTPTPTEPSYQRPKTLTKETLKPTAPSYGYQRPNTPTIITLKPTAPSYQRPKTPTKKTLEPTEPSYGYQRPKTPTKDTSKSTAPSDGYQRPKTPTNETPKPTAPSYGYQIPKTPSNEEPKPMTPTIGYQRSTTPVVGYQRPQPPAGYQRPKTPTAGVSSIGFQRPNTPTYVAPKSTHTYYGLTPAAYVAHGGIQCVSPSFGISRSKTHALEESKTTTQGLEASNIPTQELLVKTHPLPMVSNQEASSKEKIPLNEAIISMTPADKLLPPIIVVTQAEDVSEPSVSTAVTSKMATPVSETPKVKTVANTRPWAKSPTPEAKKPEVKTPTYGVIPKPKTPTTETQHPVPSAENKDASKTIPPVSKTESPVAKARVQQEELKESPEHKMPTKGISESKPAGTKPTTSSPLGKTSAPGKPLVAVQSPAKPKDNQEAQPEKVVAAPTTPSTEKEEGKDSFPAAAPLLKVIQKPKGMMKSKLSGWSRLKKHMVVEEEPPTSPESNPMKGTAKGTEQEGGEAKTDETVSFKDMVAAVTADDPPKAAKKWDSLLFDMFSSKEKIMQVIEASKSEEEKKEQPKDAPKEIPSFAHRLPVLLFSPKFDAKRLREAASRPLTKISTVFEMGLIGRKNKDEEPKDFNRTARGFTCP; encoded by the exons ATGGGCTACACACTACTATGtgtaaag GGGGTTAAACTGCTCATGGCTGCCAGTTATAGCAATGTCACTGAACCAGGCCTGCTGTCCCAGCAGTACCCTCCAGCTCTACTGCCCAAGCCTGGCAAGGAAAATGTTAGACTCCAGAAACTACTCAAGAAAACAGagaaaaaaatcaagaaaaaagCTTCCCCTGAAACGGCAAAGACACCGGTCCCTTTCCGCTCAAACCTCTCCCCTGTGAATGAAGCAAGCCCTGACTTGGAACACAGTGATCACtcaacccctcctaaaaccccagagGCACCCTTCTACACACAGCACCCCAGATTCGCTGTCAGGCCAGCCTATCGGCATGTGCCATCCCCTTACCCGCAACAACAAGGAGCCACTTTTGGAGGTACAACAAGGTTCTCCCCAAAGCCATATGCTGCTCCAGGACCCACCTTCCCCCAGCATGTGGCCCCACTCTACACATTTACTCCAACAACCCCATCACCCATTCCAGGGCCAGTCTCACATGCAGTGGCACCCACAACGCCTGTGCCAACTTCCTCTGTGCCTGAAGTGACAATCACAACTGCTGCTCAAATTGCACCTCCAGTCCCTGCTCCAGTTGCTCTTGTCACAGTCACTTCTGCTGCCACACAACCTACTCTGCGACTAGCCCCAGTAGTAATACACCGCAAAAGTCCAAGTCCACGGTTTAAAGCTACCGAAGCTACACTAAAAGCACCCAAACCGATGTTTGATGTGCGTCAAATTCGGGTATATACTGCATCTAAGTCCCCCCTGCATGATTACACTGGAAAGACATTTACTGCAGACACATTACCTCGGAGTAGAACACCCACACCAGACATCAGAAGGGTAATAACACCAACAGCTGAAATCAGAAGGAGTGCAACACCGGCATCTGAAGTGAAAAGCAATTTAACTTTGACATCAGAAATCAAAAGAGTTGCAACGTCTAAAATGAATCAAGGTACAACGCCGACATCGGAAATCAAAAGAATTTTAACACCGACAC CTGAAATCCAAAGGAGTGCAACACCTACATCTGAAGTGAAAAGAGCTAAAACACCAACTCAAGACTTTTTAACACCAAGAACTAATTTAGGTCGACCTAAGACACCCTCATATCGTGTGTCCCGTGCCAAAACACCTGTTTTTGAAATATCAAGACCCAACCCACTTTTATTTGCTGTCTCACCCATTACTATAGATGCACATAGATCTAAAACACCAACACCTGGTTCTAATTCTGCCAATCCATCTTTGTCTGGTTCTCAAAATCTGCCAATGTCTGAGCCTtcaacatcaccatcaactaGTCAGGGTGCAAGACCTCCAAATGGGGAAGTGACACCAAAACAGACTCCTACACCTAAATCACCTCCTGAAAACACTTTAAAACCAGAGGCTCATCGACAAAAAGCTCTAATAGGTGAGTCTACCAGGCCAAAGACCTCTACAGCTTCATTAGACTATCAAAGACCAAAGACCCCAACAAATGTCACACCAACTCCTACAGAACCCTCATATCAAAGACCCAAGACTCTAACCAAAGAAACACTAAAGCCTACAGCACCCTCATATGGGTACCAAAGACCCAATACTCCAACAATTATCACACTAAAGCCTACTGCACCCTCCTATCAAAGACCCAAGACTCCAACAAAAAAAACACTAGAGCCTACAGAACCCTCATATGGGTACCAAAGACCCAAGACTCCAACCAAAGACACATCAAAATCTACAGCACCCTCAGATGGGTATCAAAGGCCCAAGACTCCAACCAATGAGACACCAAAGCCTACTGCACCATCATATGGATATCAAATTCCCAAGACACCCTCGAATGAAGAGCCTAAACCAATGACTCCAACAATCGGGTATCAAAGGTCAACAACACCTGTAGTTGGGTATCAAAGACCACAACCACCAGCAGGTTATCAAAGACCAAAGACTCCCACAGCTGGGGTATCATCCATTGGATTTCAAAGGCCCAATACACCAACATATGTGGCCCCTAAATCAACCCATACATATTATGGGTTGACTCCTGCTGCATATGTTGCCCATGGTGGAATCCAATGTGTCTCACCTTCATTCGGCATATCCAGGTCTAAGACACATGCTCTAGAGGAATCTAAAACCACAACGCAAGGGTTGGAAGCATCTAACATACCTACCCAAGAGTTACTTGTAAAAACACATCCTTTGCCCATGGTGTCCAACCAGGAAGCATCCTCCAAGGAAAAAATCCCTTTAAATGAGGCCATAATATCCATGACTCCAGCAGATAAGCTTCTGCCTCCAATCATTGTTGTTACACAAGCTGAAGATGTCTCAGAACCAAGCGTATCCACAGCTGTAACCAGCAAAATGGCAACTCCTGTTTCAGAAACACCAAAGGTTAAAACTGTGGCCAACACAAGACCATGGGCTAAATCTCCAACACCCGAGGCTAAGAAACCAGAGGTTAAAACCCCAACTTATGGAGTCATCCCAAAACCCAAGACACCCACCACAGAAACCCAACACCCTGTGCCTTCTGCTGAAAACAAAGATGCCAGCAAGACAATACCTCCTGTCTCAAAAACAGAATCTCCTGTGGCTAAAGCCAGGGTACAACAAGAAGAGTTAAAGGAATCACCAGAGCATAAAATGCCCACCAAAGGAATCTCTGAGTCTAAACCAGCAGGGACAAAGCCGACTACTTCTTCTCCACTTGGAAAGACCTCAGCTCCTGGGAAGCCTTTGGTGGCTGTTCAGTCTCCGGCTAAGCCAAAGGATAACCAAGAAGCCCAACCTGAAAAGGTGGTGGCAGCTCCAACCACACCATCAacagagaaggaagagggaaAAGACTCTTTCCCAGCTGCTGCACCCCTTCTTAAAGTGATCCAAAAGCCAAAGGGCATGATGAAGTCTAAACTCAGTGGTTGGTCACGGCTCAAGAAGCATATGGTGGTGGAAGAAGAACCACCTACGTCCCCAGAATCAAATCCTATGAAAGGCACCGCAAAGGGAACTGAGCAGGAGGGAGGTGAAGCGAAAACGGATGAAACGGTGTCATTTAAAGACATGGTGGCAGCCGTAACAGCTGACGATCCTCCCAAGGCAGCAAAGAAGTGGGATTCTCTTCTCTTTGATATGTTCTCCTCTAAAGAGAAGATTATGCAGGTGATTGAAGCTAGCAAAAGTGAGGAGGAGAAAAAAGAGCAGCCAAAGGATGCACCAAAAGAAATTCCATCCTTTGCCCATCGTCTGCCTGTCCTCCTTTTCAGCCCAAAGTTTGATGCCAAAAGGCTAAGAGAGGCTGCATCAAGGCCACTTACAAAAATTTCGACAGTGTTTGAGATGGGTCTCATAGGGCGTAAAAATAAAGATGAGGAACCAAAAGACTTTAACAGAACAGCTAGAGGGTTCACCTGTCCTTAA